A section of the Procambarus clarkii isolate CNS0578487 chromosome 38, FALCON_Pclarkii_2.0, whole genome shotgun sequence genome encodes:
- the LOC138372194 gene encoding 300 kDa antigen AG231-like — protein MPGSSLSSWTTPFRRLIAFQRKRKVTNADHNRHDLTNNINENTQESATVQESATVQESATVQESATVQESATVLESATVQESTPVLESATVQESATVQESATVQDSATVQESATVLESTTVQESATVQESATVLESATVLESATVQESATVQESTTVLESATVQESATVQESATVLESTTVLESATVQESATVQESATVQESATVQESATVQESATVLESATVQESATVQESATVQESATVQESTPVLESATVQESATVQESATVLESATVQESATVQESATVQESATVQECNSARECNSARECNSARECNSARECNSARECNSARECNSARECNSARECNSAREYTSARECNSARECNSAREYNSAREYNSARECNSARECNSARECNSARECNSARECNSARECNSARECNSAREYNSALECNSARVQQCTREYTGH, from the exons ATGCCTGGATCGAGCTTAAGCTCTTGGACCACGCCTTTCCGGCGGCTGATTGCCTTTCAGA GAAAGAGGAAAGTTACAAATGCTGATCATAACAGACATGATCTCACCAACAATATCAATGAGAATACACAAGAGAGTGCAACAGTGCAAGAGAGTGCAACAGTGCAAGAGAGTGCAACAGTGCAAGAGAGTGCAACAGTGCAAGAGAGTGCAACAGTGCTAGAGAGTGCAACAGTGCAAGAGAGTACACCAGTGCTAGAGAGTGCAACAGTGCAAGAGAGTGCAACAGTGCAAGAGAGTGCAACAGTGCAAGATAGTGCAACAGTGCAAGAGAGTGCAACAGTGCTAGAGAGTACAACAGTGCAAGAGAGTGCAACAGTGCAAGAGAGTGCAACAGTGCTAGAGAGTGCAACAGTGCTAGAGAGTGCAACAGTGCAAGAGAGTGCAACAGTGCAAGAGAGTACAACAGTGCTAGAGAGTGCAACAGTGCAAGAGAGTGCAACAGTGCAAGAGAGTGCAACAGTGCTAGAGAGTACAACAGTGCTAGAGAGTGCAACAGTGCAAGAGAGTGCAACAGTGCAAGAGAGTGCAACAGTGCAAGAGAGTGCAACAGTGCAAGAGAGTGCAACAGTGCAAGAGAGTGCAACAGTGCTAGAGAGTGCAACAGTGCAAGAGAGTGCAACAGTGCAAGAGAGTGCAACAGTGCAAGAGAGTGCAACAGTGCAAGAGAGTACACCAGTGCTAGAGAGTGCAACAGTGCAAGAGAGTGCAACAGTGCAAGAGAGTGCAACAGTGCTAGAGAGTGCAACAGTGCAAGAGAGTGCAACAGTGCAAGAGAGTGCAACAGTGCAAGAGAGTGCAACAGTGCAAGAGTGCAACAGTGCAAGAGAGTGCAACAGTGCAAGAGAGTGCAACAGTGCAAGAGAGTGCAACAGTGCTAGAGAGTGCAACAGTGCAAGAGAGTGCAACAGTGCAAGAGAGTGCAACAGTGCAAGAGAGTGCAACAGTGCAAGAGAGTGCAACAGTGCAAGAGAGTACACCAGTGCTAGAGAGTGCAACAGTGCAAGAGAGTGCAACAGTGCAAGAGAGTACAACAGTGCAAGAGAGTACAACAGTGCAAGAGAGTGCAACAGTGCAAGAGAGTGCAATAGTGCTAGAGAGTGCAACAGTGCTAGAGAGTGCAACAGTGCTAGAGAGTGCAACAGTGCTAGAGAGTGCAACAGTGCTAGAGAGTGCAACAGTGCTAGAGAGTACAACAGTGCACTAGAGTGCAACAGTGCTAGAGTACAACAGTGCACTAGAGAGTACACAGGACACTGA